In a single window of the Pontibacter russatus genome:
- a CDS encoding glycosyltransferase family 2 protein, translating to MSLHHPYQITHIYLDQLQAPPQLDFDRQGHYLVFWWKAIALGHLFLRQGSSLTPEAYYNKLAAAISPAIEHYAAGHAAATGDWHQWLLQQNMQAWAEWMDRIFSAWLPEQLPAKVPVSVIVCTRNRAAQLGKCLHMLTNLSCQPAEIVVVDNCSDGPSTRETAEKFSGVIYVREPRIGLDIARNTGIAHATAPIVAYVDDDVAVHPLWLYRVWETFQDPAVAAMTGLVIASELDTEAQFIFEQHWSFNRGYVDVVYDRAFFDATLSQGPPVWRIGAGANMAFRRDVFEEAGYFNELLDVGAAGCNGDSEMWYRILAKGDVILYNPRAVVYHEHRRDMKGLRKQIYSYMRGFTAAALIQQQQHQKAGYARHIFRKLPRHYLRMLKAGFPRYGYRYSTLWVEIKGVLSGLAFYFRHRNHRPDSSR from the coding sequence ATGAGCCTACACCACCCTTACCAGATTACCCATATATACCTGGACCAACTGCAGGCGCCGCCCCAACTGGACTTTGACCGGCAGGGCCACTACCTCGTGTTCTGGTGGAAGGCCATTGCCTTAGGCCACCTGTTTCTGCGCCAGGGCAGTTCCCTCACCCCCGAGGCCTACTATAATAAACTGGCTGCGGCCATCAGCCCCGCCATCGAACACTATGCGGCAGGGCATGCCGCCGCGACCGGTGATTGGCACCAGTGGCTGCTGCAACAGAATATGCAAGCCTGGGCGGAATGGATGGACCGGATCTTCTCCGCCTGGCTGCCGGAACAACTGCCCGCCAAAGTGCCGGTATCGGTGATAGTCTGCACCCGCAACAGGGCCGCGCAACTCGGAAAATGCCTGCACATGCTCACCAACCTAAGCTGCCAGCCAGCCGAAATCGTTGTGGTGGACAATTGCTCCGACGGTCCCTCCACCAGAGAAACAGCGGAAAAGTTCAGCGGTGTTATATATGTGCGTGAGCCCCGCATCGGGCTGGACATTGCCCGCAACACAGGCATCGCCCACGCCACGGCCCCCATCGTGGCCTATGTGGACGACGACGTGGCGGTACACCCGCTCTGGCTGTACCGGGTATGGGAAACGTTCCAGGACCCGGCCGTAGCCGCCATGACCGGGCTGGTTATTGCCTCGGAGTTAGACACAGAGGCGCAGTTTATTTTCGAGCAGCACTGGAGCTTTAACCGTGGCTATGTGGATGTGGTATACGACCGGGCCTTCTTCGATGCCACACTATCCCAGGGGCCGCCGGTCTGGCGAATCGGCGCCGGGGCCAACATGGCGTTTCGCAGGGATGTGTTTGAGGAGGCAGGCTATTTCAACGAACTGCTGGACGTGGGGGCGGCCGGCTGCAACGGCGATTCCGAGATGTGGTACCGCATCCTGGCGAAGGGGGACGTGATCCTATATAACCCGCGGGCGGTGGTGTACCACGAGCACCGCCGGGATATGAAAGGGCTGCGGAAACAGATATATTCCTATATGCGGGGCTTCACGGCGGCGGCGCTGATACAGCAGCAGCAGCACCAGAAAGCAGGATATGCCCGCCATATATTCAGAAAGCTGCCCAGGCACTACCTGCGCATGCTAAAAGCCGGTTTTCCTCGTTACGGATATCGCTACAGCACCTTGTGGGTTGAGATAAAGGGAGTGCTGTCGGGGCTTGCGTTCTACTTCAGGCACAGGAACCATCGCCCAGACTCAAGCCGCTAA
- a CDS encoding glycosyltransferase, with the protein MAAAPKTDFPLVSVIIPCYNHGRYLQEAVQSVWSQNYPATEVLVVDDGSTDDTREAAAACAGVRYIYQANQGLSAARNTGIRHSQGEFLVFLDADDWLLPDAIRTNVRWLQQDKRLAFVSGGHDKVFVEEGITKADLTEVKDNHYQHLLQGNYIGMHATVMYRRQIFDEVLYDTTLKRCEDYDLYLRIARKHPVLHHCQRIAAYRLHTTNMSANIPAMLGTVLEVLARQQSQLQTAAEQSAYRRGQRVWKNYYCQELYRKALAKKVPVTKEVIFTLLKHQPSLIPRYMLTPYASAIKSRIRKNAPAFGLRWLHRMGLHKEYVPAVGKADLGDFDSTRPFSKNFGYDRGGPVDRYYIENFLQQEAGSIYGRVLEIGDNEYTLRFGGNQVAQSDILHVDASNPKATFVGDISDAPHLPDNTFDCLVLTQTLHLIYDFKGALRTCHRVLKPGGVLLLTVPGITPIDHGEWKETWYWSFTDKAMRRLMEETFAGGHADVNCFGNVFAATAFLYGMGLPEVPRARLDFNDPHYQVVVTVKAVKAPTA; encoded by the coding sequence ATGGCCGCAGCACCCAAAACCGATTTTCCGCTGGTCTCCGTTATAATCCCGTGTTATAACCACGGGCGCTATTTGCAGGAGGCCGTGCAGAGCGTGTGGAGCCAGAACTACCCCGCCACGGAGGTGCTCGTGGTGGACGACGGCTCGACGGACGACACGCGGGAGGCGGCTGCTGCCTGCGCCGGCGTGCGTTATATATACCAGGCCAACCAGGGGCTCTCCGCCGCCCGCAACACCGGCATCCGCCACAGCCAGGGTGAGTTTCTGGTATTCCTAGACGCGGACGACTGGCTTTTGCCGGATGCTATCCGGACAAATGTGCGCTGGCTGCAACAGGACAAGCGGCTAGCGTTCGTGTCGGGCGGGCACGACAAGGTGTTTGTGGAGGAGGGCATCACCAAAGCAGACCTGACTGAGGTGAAGGATAACCACTACCAGCACCTGCTGCAGGGCAATTACATCGGCATGCATGCCACTGTGATGTACCGGCGTCAGATTTTTGATGAGGTGCTATATGACACCACCCTGAAGCGCTGCGAGGACTATGACCTTTACCTGAGAATCGCGCGGAAGCACCCGGTGCTGCACCACTGCCAGCGGATTGCCGCCTACCGGCTGCACACCACCAACATGTCGGCGAACATACCGGCCATGCTGGGCACGGTGCTCGAGGTGCTGGCGCGCCAGCAAAGCCAGCTGCAAACGGCGGCCGAGCAAAGCGCGTACCGGCGCGGGCAGCGCGTCTGGAAAAACTATTACTGCCAGGAACTGTACCGGAAGGCGCTGGCCAAGAAAGTACCTGTTACCAAAGAAGTTATATTTACCCTTTTGAAACACCAGCCATCACTCATACCACGCTATATGCTTACACCCTACGCCTCCGCCATCAAGTCCCGCATCCGGAAAAATGCCCCCGCCTTCGGGCTGAGGTGGCTGCACAGAATGGGCCTGCACAAGGAATACGTGCCCGCAGTCGGGAAGGCTGACCTCGGCGACTTTGACAGCACACGGCCCTTCAGCAAAAACTTCGGCTATGACAGGGGTGGCCCCGTGGACCGGTATTATATAGAGAACTTCCTGCAGCAGGAGGCCGGGAGCATATATGGCCGGGTGCTGGAGATAGGCGACAACGAATACACCCTGCGCTTTGGGGGAAACCAGGTGGCGCAGAGCGACATCCTGCACGTAGACGCCAGCAACCCGAAGGCCACTTTTGTGGGGGACATCAGCGACGCGCCGCACCTCCCCGACAACACCTTCGACTGCCTTGTGCTGACCCAGACGCTGCACCTCATATATGATTTTAAAGGTGCGCTCCGGACCTGCCACCGCGTGCTGAAACCGGGTGGGGTACTGCTGCTGACGGTGCCCGGCATCACCCCCATCGACCACGGCGAGTGGAAAGAAACCTGGTACTGGTCGTTTACCGACAAGGCCATGCGCCGGCTGATGGAAGAGACCTTTGCCGGTGGCCACGCCGATGTGAACTGTTTCGGGAATGTGTTTGCCGCCACTGCTTTTTTATATGGCATGGGCCTGCCGGAGGTGCCCAGGGCGAGACTTGACTTCAACGACCCGCATTACCAGGTCGTCGTAACCGTAAAAGCTGTAAAAGCACCCACCGCTTGA
- a CDS encoding polysaccharide deacetylase family protein yields the protein MRHILNRLFEHKALVLMYHRVAAPAADIWDIAVSPENFEQHLKILRKKGNVQPLRQLVAELRDGKLQKNSIAITFDDGYIDNFAVAKPLLEQYGLPATFFITSGNIGKDEEFWWEELEHILLFTPKLPQTFSAEVGEGPFTFDLQAETHLTVELRQRHIYWNACDEAPPTRRAELFLALWQQLKPLPYIAQKELLGHIRDWAGVPVSRRAAYRSMTAAQLQEMGRGSLFDIGAHTVTHAALGMHRLPVQEQELRDNRQYLTAVTGADIPLLAYPYGNYNSDTLAAAVNTGFAAAFTTEEKAVKKRSSLYRLGRLQVKNLPGQAFAAQLDAWQHKL from the coding sequence TTGCGACATATCCTCAACAGGCTTTTTGAGCACAAGGCCCTCGTGCTGATGTACCACCGTGTGGCGGCGCCAGCGGCGGATATATGGGATATAGCCGTGAGCCCCGAAAACTTTGAGCAGCACCTGAAAATCCTCCGGAAAAAGGGCAATGTGCAGCCCCTGCGGCAGTTGGTGGCAGAACTGAGAGACGGCAAGCTCCAGAAAAACAGCATCGCCATTACGTTCGACGACGGCTATATAGATAATTTCGCTGTCGCGAAGCCGCTGCTGGAGCAGTACGGGTTGCCGGCTACTTTCTTTATCACCTCGGGCAATATTGGCAAGGATGAGGAGTTCTGGTGGGAGGAGTTGGAGCATATCCTCCTGTTTACCCCAAAGCTGCCGCAGACCTTTTCCGCCGAGGTGGGGGAAGGCCCGTTTACTTTCGACCTGCAGGCAGAGACGCACCTGACAGTGGAGTTGCGGCAAAGGCATATATACTGGAACGCATGCGACGAGGCACCTCCCACCCGGCGGGCGGAGCTTTTCCTCGCGCTCTGGCAACAACTGAAACCGCTGCCATATATAGCGCAAAAGGAGTTGCTGGGCCACATCCGGGACTGGGCTGGCGTGCCCGTGTCGCGGCGGGCGGCCTATAGAAGCATGACTGCCGCGCAGCTGCAGGAGATGGGCCGGGGCAGCCTGTTCGACATCGGCGCCCATACGGTGACACACGCGGCTTTGGGGATGCACCGCCTGCCGGTGCAGGAACAGGAGTTGCGCGACAACAGGCAGTATCTGACAGCCGTAACCGGGGCAGACATTCCGCTGCTGGCTTACCCCTACGGCAACTACAACAGCGACACGCTGGCAGCGGCGGTGAACACGGGCTTTGCGGCGGCCTTCACCACCGAGGAGAAAGCCGTTAAAAAGCGCTCCTCTCTATACAGGCTGGGCAGGCTGCAGGTCAAGAATCTTCCGGGGCAGGCGTTTGCGGCCCAACTGGATGCGTGGCAGCATAAATTATAA
- a CDS encoding glycosyltransferase family 2 protein — protein sequence MAQAYTPLVSVVIAFLNEERFLGEAIESVLHQDYTNWELLLVDDGSSDGSTQLAKQYAERLPGRIRYIEHEGHINKGLSASRNRGIRQAAGTLVALLDADDVWLPGKLSDQVRIFGQHPPIAMVAEASSYWYSWDDPQKQDIHIPVGAPPGRVYTPGQLINHLYPLGKGAAPCPSGLMLAKDAVQRVGGFEESFTKEYQLYEDQAFLNKVYLQESVYISSACNNLYRQRAGSIVQWVHADGQYHAVRRHFLEWFGAYLRQRQVSDKSIQRLLKKALLPYRHPRLHFLTRTLPDKVKRSIKKRMR from the coding sequence ATGGCGCAAGCATATACCCCCCTTGTTTCCGTTGTGATTGCCTTCCTGAACGAAGAGAGGTTTTTGGGAGAGGCCATTGAAAGCGTGCTGCACCAGGACTACACCAACTGGGAGCTGCTGCTGGTAGACGACGGCTCTTCCGACGGAAGCACACAGCTTGCCAAACAGTACGCAGAAAGGCTGCCCGGCCGCATCCGCTATATAGAGCACGAAGGGCATATAAACAAAGGCCTGAGCGCCAGCAGAAACCGTGGCATCCGACAGGCGGCGGGCACACTGGTGGCTTTGCTGGACGCGGATGATGTCTGGCTTCCGGGAAAGCTGTCGGACCAGGTGCGGATTTTTGGGCAGCACCCCCCTATAGCCATGGTGGCGGAAGCCTCGTCCTACTGGTACAGTTGGGACGACCCGCAGAAACAGGATATCCACATCCCGGTAGGTGCCCCGCCGGGCCGTGTTTATACCCCCGGGCAGCTCATAAATCACCTTTATCCTTTAGGAAAAGGCGCGGCCCCCTGCCCATCGGGCCTGATGCTGGCAAAAGACGCTGTTCAGCGCGTGGGAGGCTTCGAGGAATCCTTCACAAAAGAATACCAGCTCTACGAAGACCAGGCTTTTCTGAACAAGGTTTACCTGCAGGAAAGCGTCTATATCTCCTCGGCGTGCAACAATTTATATCGGCAGCGCGCTGGCTCTATTGTGCAGTGGGTGCATGCAGACGGGCAGTACCATGCGGTGCGGCGGCATTTCCTGGAGTGGTTCGGTGCCTACCTGCGGCAGCGGCAGGTGAGCGACAAAAGCATCCAGCGGCTCCTGAAGAAAGCCCTGTTGCCCTATCGCCACCCCAGGCTGCACTTTTTGACGCGCACGCTTCCTGACAAAGTAAAGCGCAGCATAAAGAAAAGGATGAGATAA
- a CDS encoding glycosyltransferase family 2 protein: MAKITVLMPVFNAAQFLREAMDSILTQTFADFEFLIIDDGSTDESVAIVKSYADPRIRFYQNGENRGISPTLNKGIALAATPYIARMDADDISYPERLEKQYAYLQAHPGCAMVSSLVRVITEDGRFVRQDRFKSEFFYYNLTFICWIYHPTVMYRTAAVKAAGMYTAAYSEDFELFWQLSRQHKLYNLPEVLLDYRVTSQSLHQVLKKQEYAQAQQEQLLRNFRYYAGSGYTIPLEYIECLQHNFEPLLATRSPAKVLACLRELDTLTQCILAKENVNREAAAISRAARYKRRYIFIYYLRHLPFPLNIWLLLTSGYPQRYIKNLLYKLKNTF, encoded by the coding sequence ATGGCAAAGATAACTGTACTCATGCCCGTTTTTAACGCTGCGCAGTTTCTGCGGGAGGCCATGGACAGCATCCTCACCCAGACCTTCGCCGACTTTGAGTTTCTGATCATCGACGACGGCTCCACCGACGAGAGCGTGGCCATCGTAAAGTCATACGCCGATCCGCGCATCCGCTTTTATCAGAACGGGGAGAACAGAGGCATCTCCCCCACCCTGAACAAAGGCATAGCATTGGCCGCCACGCCATATATAGCCCGCATGGACGCCGACGACATCAGTTACCCAGAGCGGCTGGAGAAGCAGTACGCCTACCTGCAGGCGCATCCCGGCTGCGCCATGGTTTCCTCGCTGGTGCGGGTAATTACAGAGGATGGCCGGTTTGTGAGGCAGGACAGGTTTAAGAGCGAGTTCTTCTACTATAACCTCACGTTCATCTGCTGGATTTACCATCCCACCGTCATGTACCGGACGGCGGCGGTGAAAGCGGCAGGCATGTATACGGCGGCCTATTCCGAGGACTTTGAGCTGTTCTGGCAGCTGTCCCGGCAGCACAAGCTGTACAACCTGCCCGAGGTTTTGCTGGACTACCGCGTAACCAGCCAGAGCCTGCACCAGGTGCTGAAAAAGCAGGAGTATGCACAGGCGCAGCAGGAACAACTGCTGCGCAACTTCCGCTACTACGCCGGCAGCGGCTACACCATACCGCTGGAGTATATAGAGTGTCTCCAGCACAACTTTGAGCCGCTGCTGGCCACCAGAAGCCCTGCCAAAGTGCTGGCCTGCCTCCGGGAACTGGACACGCTCACGCAATGCATCCTGGCGAAGGAAAACGTTAACCGCGAGGCGGCCGCCATCAGCAGGGCCGCCCGGTACAAGCGCCGCTACATCTTTATTTATTACCTGAGGCACCTGCCGTTTCCGCTCAATATATGGCTGCTTCTCACGTCCGGATACCCGCAACGATATATTAAAAATTTATTATATAAATTAAAGAATACTTTTTAA
- a CDS encoding glycosyltransferase family 2 protein, translating to MPLPEKEGRPLWSVMVPVYNCSEYLSECLHSVLAQGVPEQDMQVEVVDDASTDTDVAALVQAIGKGRVKYHRQPENVGSLRNFETCLNRAQGRLVHLLHGDDKVSDGYYAAMGRLFRAYPEAGAAFCRYRCINETGETLYEQGPEVRQHGVLQDWLLKIAERQRIQYAAITVRREVFEKLGGFYALTYGEDWEMWVRIARHYPVAYTPDILADYRKHPGSISGLKYLNGQHIQDLAQAMELIQSHLPPRQRQKVLKKSKKYYAYYGVKLAGQLWQRLHSRQVVQAQVRQALHLHQAPRLYLKIAQVYFKIFIHTVWR from the coding sequence TTGCCCCTCCCTGAAAAGGAGGGCAGGCCCCTGTGGTCGGTGATGGTTCCCGTCTACAATTGCAGCGAGTATTTAAGCGAGTGCCTGCACAGCGTACTGGCACAGGGCGTACCGGAGCAGGACATGCAGGTGGAGGTGGTGGATGACGCCAGCACCGATACCGACGTGGCCGCCCTGGTTCAGGCTATCGGCAAAGGCCGCGTGAAATACCACAGGCAGCCTGAAAACGTCGGCAGCCTGCGCAACTTCGAGACGTGCCTTAACCGGGCGCAGGGCCGGTTGGTCCATCTCCTGCACGGGGACGACAAGGTGAGCGACGGCTACTACGCGGCCATGGGCCGGCTGTTCCGGGCTTACCCGGAGGCGGGCGCGGCCTTCTGCAGGTACAGATGCATAAACGAAACCGGCGAGACGCTGTATGAGCAAGGCCCGGAGGTGCGGCAGCACGGGGTTTTGCAGGACTGGCTCCTGAAGATAGCGGAGCGCCAGCGCATCCAGTACGCGGCCATTACCGTCCGGCGCGAAGTGTTCGAGAAGCTGGGCGGTTTCTATGCCCTCACGTATGGCGAGGACTGGGAGATGTGGGTCAGGATTGCCCGGCACTACCCTGTGGCTTACACACCTGATATTTTGGCAGATTACCGGAAGCACCCCGGTTCCATATCGGGGCTCAAGTACCTGAACGGGCAGCATATCCAGGACCTGGCGCAGGCAATGGAGCTTATCCAAAGCCACCTGCCCCCCCGCCAGCGGCAGAAAGTACTCAAAAAATCAAAAAAATATTACGCCTATTACGGTGTGAAGCTGGCCGGCCAGCTATGGCAGCGGCTGCACAGCAGGCAGGTCGTGCAGGCCCAGGTAAGGCAGGCGCTGCACCTGCACCAGGCACCACGGCTCTATCTTAAAATTGCCCAGGTTTACTTTAAAATTTTCATACACACGGTATGGCGATAG
- a CDS encoding glycosyltransferase — MTIVICTYNGARMLPDTLAHIAQQRVPPHICWEVIVVDNASTDDTSEVVKAVWAKSGGTAPFTLLHQPKPGLTYARELALESARYEYIIFCDDDNWLAPDYVSVAYELMQQHPSIGALGGHGELVYETPPPAWAAAMPIFANGRQASKPGKVYRNAVYGAGCVIRKSAYMAVATAGFEPMLTDRVGANLSSGGDYEFCYALALIGYDIWYDPSLRFRHFMPRERMEWGYYERFFVERAKCFEVLVPYQLVINAGARNASSFYRKLLRLFLSSLKQLYLLLLHKFRLPAGSDDAKTNTLKLMSVKARLWSFSRHRAMRRNFAKILQFKREKLVTFTKSKPGPLPGEELEMRML, encoded by the coding sequence GTGACAATCGTTATTTGCACCTACAACGGTGCCAGGATGCTCCCGGACACGCTGGCGCACATCGCGCAGCAACGGGTGCCGCCGCATATATGCTGGGAGGTGATCGTGGTGGACAACGCCTCTACCGACGACACCTCGGAAGTGGTGAAAGCTGTGTGGGCCAAAAGCGGCGGCACGGCTCCGTTTACGCTCCTGCACCAGCCAAAGCCTGGCCTTACCTATGCCCGGGAGCTGGCCCTTGAAAGCGCCCGGTACGAGTACATCATCTTCTGCGACGATGACAACTGGCTGGCACCGGACTATGTGAGCGTGGCGTACGAGCTCATGCAGCAGCATCCCTCCATCGGGGCGCTGGGTGGGCACGGGGAGCTTGTGTATGAAACACCACCTCCGGCCTGGGCCGCCGCAATGCCCATCTTCGCCAACGGGCGGCAAGCCAGTAAACCCGGAAAGGTTTACCGCAACGCCGTATATGGGGCAGGGTGCGTTATCCGCAAGTCAGCCTATATGGCGGTGGCCACGGCCGGGTTTGAGCCGATGCTCACCGACAGGGTGGGCGCCAACCTCAGCTCCGGCGGCGACTACGAGTTTTGCTATGCGCTCGCCCTCATAGGCTACGACATCTGGTACGACCCCAGTCTCCGCTTCAGGCACTTTATGCCACGGGAGCGGATGGAATGGGGATACTATGAGCGATTTTTTGTGGAGCGGGCGAAATGCTTTGAGGTGCTGGTGCCTTACCAGCTTGTTATCAACGCCGGTGCCCGAAACGCCTCCTCTTTCTACAGAAAGCTGCTGCGCCTCTTTCTTTCCTCTTTAAAGCAGCTGTACCTGCTGCTGCTGCATAAGTTCAGGCTTCCTGCCGGCTCAGACGACGCCAAGACAAACACCCTCAAGCTCATGAGCGTGAAGGCAAGGCTCTGGAGCTTCAGCCGGCACCGCGCCATGCGGAGGAATTTCGCGAAGATACTGCAGTTCAAGCGCGAGAAGCTGGTAACCTTCACGAAGAGCAAGCCTGGGCCTTTGCCTGGCGAAGAACTGGAAATGAGAATGCTGTAA
- the purE gene encoding 5-(carboxyamino)imidazole ribonucleotide mutase, whose product MAGETTTTQPLVGIIMGSQSDLKVMDAAAEILETLGVPYELTIVSAHRTPHRMIEYAETARKKGLKVIIAGAGGAAHLPGMVASLTTLPVIGVPVKSSNSIDGWDSVLSILQMPGGIPVATVALNGALNAGILAAQILGTTNAAIADRLEKYKTSLKDKVLRSVDELKRGDRDED is encoded by the coding sequence ATGGCCGGAGAAACCACGACCACACAACCATTGGTAGGCATCATCATGGGCAGCCAGTCTGACCTGAAAGTGATGGATGCCGCCGCTGAGATACTGGAAACGCTTGGCGTGCCCTACGAACTGACGATTGTATCAGCGCACCGCACCCCGCACCGCATGATAGAGTATGCTGAAACCGCACGCAAGAAAGGGCTGAAAGTGATCATCGCGGGCGCGGGCGGTGCGGCGCACCTGCCGGGCATGGTGGCCTCGCTCACCACCCTGCCCGTCATCGGCGTGCCGGTCAAATCAAGCAACTCCATCGACGGCTGGGACTCGGTGCTGTCTATCCTGCAGATGCCGGGCGGCATACCGGTGGCCACCGTCGCTCTGAACGGGGCGTTGAATGCCGGTATACTGGCCGCTCAAATCCTGGGCACCACCAACGCCGCCATCGCCGACAGGCTGGAGAAATACAAGACGAGCCTGAAAGACAAAGTGCTGCGCTCCGTAGACGAGCTGAAAAGGGGTGACCGGGACGAGGATTAA
- a CDS encoding 5-(carboxyamino)imidazole ribonucleotide synthase — translation MKGEVKLGILGGGQLGRMLLQAGLDFNIYTLVLDPDGNAPCRDICNEFFVGSFRDFDTVYKFGKNCDILTIEIEHVNADALEKLEQEGVKVYPDARTVRTIQDKGLQKEFYRSHSIPTSDFVLVQEKAELRQQLDFLPAFQKLRREGYDGRGVTRLTNEADLQKAFAEPSVLEKLVDFEKEISVIVARNASGEVTAFPVVELSFHPEHNLVDSLFAPANVPYKLQRHAIEIATRVIEAFGMVGILAVEMFLTKDGQILVNEVAPRPHNSGHHTIKANYTSQYEQHLRAILNLPLGTTDIQSAAVMLNLLGEPGYDGEATYEGLQEALAVPGVYIHLYGKKYTRPARKMGHITVLGENIEEAQQRAESIRDVIKVKA, via the coding sequence AAGCTGGGCATCCTGGGCGGCGGGCAGCTGGGCCGCATGCTGCTGCAGGCCGGGCTCGATTTTAATATATATACGCTGGTGCTGGACCCTGACGGGAACGCCCCCTGCCGCGACATCTGCAACGAGTTTTTCGTGGGCAGCTTCCGCGACTTCGACACGGTATATAAATTCGGGAAAAACTGCGACATCCTGACCATCGAGATTGAGCACGTGAACGCCGACGCGCTGGAGAAACTGGAGCAGGAGGGCGTGAAGGTGTATCCCGATGCCCGTACCGTGCGCACTATCCAGGACAAGGGGCTGCAGAAGGAGTTCTACCGGAGCCACAGCATCCCCACCTCGGATTTTGTGCTGGTGCAGGAAAAGGCGGAACTGCGGCAGCAATTGGACTTCCTGCCAGCCTTCCAGAAGCTGCGCCGCGAGGGCTACGACGGCCGCGGCGTGACGCGCCTGACAAACGAGGCAGATTTGCAGAAAGCCTTCGCGGAGCCCTCCGTGCTGGAGAAACTGGTGGACTTCGAGAAGGAGATTTCCGTGATTGTGGCCCGTAATGCTTCAGGGGAGGTAACGGCCTTCCCGGTGGTGGAGCTGAGCTTTCACCCGGAGCACAACCTGGTGGATTCGCTCTTTGCACCGGCCAACGTGCCTTACAAACTGCAGCGCCATGCCATCGAGATCGCCACCCGCGTGATCGAGGCGTTCGGGATGGTGGGCATCCTGGCGGTGGAGATGTTCCTGACGAAGGACGGGCAGATATTGGTGAACGAAGTGGCACCGCGCCCCCACAACAGCGGCCACCACACCATCAAAGCCAATTATACCTCGCAGTACGAGCAGCACCTGCGCGCCATCCTGAACCTGCCGCTGGGCACCACCGACATCCAGAGCGCCGCCGTGATGCTGAACCTGCTGGGCGAGCCGGGCTACGATGGCGAGGCAACTTACGAGGGCTTGCAGGAGGCGCTGGCGGTGCCGGGCGTCTACATCCACCTGTATGGCAAAAAATACACGCGGCCCGCGCGCAAGATGGGGCACATCACGGTGCTGGGCGAGAACATAGAAGAGGCGCAGCAGCGCGCCGAATCCATCAGAGACGTAATCAAAGTAAAAGCATAG